Part of the Antechinus flavipes isolate AdamAnt ecotype Samford, QLD, Australia chromosome 2, AdamAnt_v2, whole genome shotgun sequence genome is shown below.
GCACCGCCTGTTGGAGGTAGGTCGGAGAGCGAGCGCTGCCAGTGgcagtggcggcggcggcggcggcagcagcagcagcgaaAGGGTTAAGTGCAgtgggcggggcggggcggggcgggaaGGAGGAGgacggggaggggggaggggggaaatgccGCCGCCGGGCCGCGCCTGCGCTCTGCCGCCCTCTATTGTCTCCACAGCAGTGAGGAGCAGCAGGAGAGTGAGAGGATCCCAGACCGCGGGAGCCGGAGTCAGAGCCAGAGCCGGAGCCGCCGGCCGAGCCGGGAGCGCGACCCGTCGCCGCCGCCGCCCTCCCCCCGCCTGGAACCGGAGCCCGAGGCCGAGCCCGAGCCGAGGGAGCGCTCCCCGCCCAGCCGCCCGCCCGCCAGTCAGCCCGTGGCTCTGTCCATGGCCGCGGCgccccggcggcggcggcggcagcagcagcagcagcagccctgAGCAGGAGCCCGAGCTGCCGGGCCCCGCTTCTCGCCGCCGCCCCCGGTTTTCCGGAGCTCGGGGCGGGCAGGCGGGGGGCCGGAGTGTGCGTCGCCTCGGGGCCCGGGCGGGCGTACGGGCGACATGCGCCCGGCTCGGCTTTGATTCTTAGTTTCTAGTCCCCGCCTTCCTCCCGGGGTCCCCTCCACCCCCAGCTTGGCCCCGGCTTCCCTTTAAGCGCCCAGGACCCGCTCCGGCCgcggggaggtgggggaggggcgcTCTCGCTTTCTCGGGGAGCGAGCCCCCCTACAGCCCGAGGCTCGGCCGGGGATGGGGGGCAAGCAGAGCACGGCGGGCCGCTCCCGGGGCCCCTTCCCAGGCGTCTCCACGGATGACAGCGCCGTGCCCCCGCCGGGGGGAGGCCCCCACTTCGGCCACTATCGGACGGGCGGCGGGGCCATGGGGCTGCGCAGCCGCTCCGTCAGCTCGGTGGCCGGTATGGGCATGGACCCCACCACGGCCGGAGGGGTGCCCTTCGGCCTCTACAGCACGGCGGCCGCCCGGGGGGCCGGCGATACCGAAAGGGCACCGGGCGGCGGCGGCTCCGGGGCCGACTCCACGTATGCCCACGGCAATGGTTACCAGGAGACAGGTGGTAGTCACCATAGAGACGGGATGCTGTACCTGGGCTCCCGAGCATCGCTGGCAGATGCGCTCCCTCTGCACATCGCACCCAGGTGGTTCAGTTCGCACAGCGGTGAGTTAGCCCGGGCCCGGAGGCCTCTCCCGGCGgctatggggtgtgtgtgtggctgtctgtctgtctatgggTGGGCATAGGAGCCTGGTCCATTGCCTCACCTGTGTGAAATGGGCAGCCTCCAGTGAACCCCATACTTGCTGGACAGATCTTAATAGGACATGACTTGAACCTACCTAATTCCAAGTCCTCTTTCACAGTTTAGAGTCCAATGGACGGAAACCCTTAGCAAAAGGATTTTGGGGGTTAGATAAAGTGTCTCTATACAAAAGGCAATGTGTTGGAAGTTGAGCAATGTGTATAACCTGTTCACTTGTTGGATAGGCCTTCAACCCCAATTTCTTCTGATTGGttttaaaaatcccttctttCCAGTAGGTCACCTTTAGTGCCTCCTTTCTGTCACTGCAGCATTGGTTGGGCCTGTCTACTATAGTCAGAAAGATGAGCCCAGTTTGGTCTAGTAACAATCTCTTAGAATAgctgtgtgtctgtctgtttgtctgcctatgtgtgtatgtgtatgtgttgggCAGGTGCATTTGAAATAGGGGTATTCTGTCCAGGAGGCCATCCATTTTGATACCCTGCGGAAAGCCTTGGgctcaattcattttcttttagtattCACTTAAAATGGAGATGAACTGTCTCTTAGCATAGACAGGTGTAAGTCTGTACTTCAGGCCAATAGATCTCCAACAAAAGATTGTTTTAGAACAGGGTTTCTTAAGCTTGGAATCCACAGACCCCTGAGAGATAGATTGGGTGGGGGGGAGGATAGTGTCTGAACTTGAATGAAGAAAGATGCatctttatttaattataattgttttcccttctaatcctatgtattttatacatttaaaaacgtAAGTCTGAGAAGAGATCCACATAGGCTTCACTGGACTAACAAGGGGCCATGCCgttaaaaaaggttaagaatccccaTCCTAAAAGgtatgggggaaggaagggagaatggaCAATGGGGGAGAGCTCAGCTTTTTTCGCTCATGCTTCAGGAGGTTTATTTGAGTCTTTTCCCTCTGTCCATAGATGCCTGAATCTACATTCTTTTGTCTTAGGAAAAAACTATATTAGATATGATTATATTTcctgtatatacacataatggAATGGGATTGGGGGATAAACAAGATGGGGCTTTGAAAAGAGACTGTATAAACTAATTTTGCTAACATGATGAAAAGTCAGTAAGAGCAAGAAATGGGGTTTCCCAGGCTGCCAGTTGGCGGGCCAGCAAAGTCCTGGCTGGACTATAGGGAAAGAACTGGTCAACCTCCTTACTCCGGATGTAGTAGAAGAAAGACTGTGGAGTGGTTTTGTGGACCACCACTTGCTGGAGTATAACTAATATGTCTCACTTGAATTGAACTACAATGAGATGAGTAAATGTATAGATTGTCTTGGATTCTTTATCCTTGCCTTTCTTCTTTGAGGTAGATCTTTTTTTCCTGGGAATAGTATGGATTTCCTTTTACTGTTCTTCCACttgaatttgaaaaggaaatcTTTTATGAACTCTAGTTAATTATAAGGGAAGTAGTGAGTGAAGTTGGGAAACAATTGAAATTATTTGCAGAACTGATATTTTCTTGTCCTCATATATTTCCAGGCTTAGTTGAAGAGAATATAATCTGCATTGTATCCTTGAGTGCCATGATTAGCTTGAGAATCACTGATATCTATGTACTCTGTGACTAAATTAGGCATCTTGAAATGATAAACTTCTCCTTAAAAACAGCCCTCACATCATAATTCTACCTAAGTATCTGTGATCTATATATATGTTCtaatgtgttttgatctttttttaggtttttaaaacattttggaaaggATCTTTCTCTAGAGTCAGATggattctcttccctctcccttcttatcTCCCAAAGAGTCCATTCTTTACTTTATAAAAAAGTATCTCTCTATATCCAGATATACTTATCTGTCCTTCCTTTTTATACTCTTATGCCACTACTAAGTTCCTTGCTGGTAGATGCCAGCCAACAATTGGATGCTAAACTAGCAAACTTTGTGAAACCTTAGAGCTTGAGAAAAACTTTGACCATTGGAAGGTGTGActtttttatttagtttcattTTGTTATGATGTGAAATCTAggagaataaaaaggagaaaaaaatggaacatggGGATAGCAATATTAATCCTCACTAGATTGATTttttagttaaaataatttttccaataaAGTTTCTTTGAAATGAACCTCTTaagccttctattttttttttttttaagtattaaggttatttatttattttttacttctttaagtATTAGGTTTTGTCTCCTGGCATATAAGAACCAAGATTTAGCATGATACCTCTCTTGCAAGAAAAGATGGACCTATCCTCTCTGGAATGAGATCTGAGTCATCTTTTTTACCCTTGTCCTGGAAAGGTGTAAACTTTGTATAACTTTGGGGTTCTAAGAGGACTAGAGGATGCTGCAACTACTTAGTTACTCAAGAATAAGCCAAACAATTAGAAATCTACATGATCACAAATGTGCCAGTGATTCATTGATGTTGGCTCAATTGTGATAAGTTCTTTGAGAAGGAATTAAAGAACATAATAAAGTAGTTATACTGCTTTAATACTACTATAATAAGTAAAATGTCTTTTTCCCCTTAGGAGTTTTCACGGCAGAGCCAGCCTCTTAATCAATAAGCTCTGCTTTTctaggatttagaactagaaaggacctttaTAGcccatgatttcctgaaaaattggTTCTGAGACTTGCTATTCAGTAAATGCTACTCAGTAATATCAGTTGCAAATACTGTCTTAACTATTGGCCTCTTCCTAGCTAATACTGGATGCTATTGAAACAGCTGCTTGGACCATTCAGCTAAAGGCCTTGATTTTTATTTGCCAACACTTTTTCTAAGAAAAACATGTGGATATAGATAGGAGGAAAGGGCAGAATTCACCTGGGTCCCAACATGTTGGCTGTATTTTCTACATTCCACTGAATGACTGGTCAATGAATGTTGCAGTTCAGACATCATAGTCATGTCTCCTGTGCACATGTACGTATCGAGAAAATCCTTTCTTGTCACCAGGCCATGAATCACTCACTTGAAGATGGTGACAAGCCACCTTAAAATGTTAAAAGACTAGGCTGcagattttattttcaagtttatttGATCAGAGAGAGCCCTTTAACTTATACTAATTGGAAATCAGAAAAGTTTCATGTGTGCTTTACCATGAAGAGAGAAGAAACCTTGAAACaggtttttaatattaataactagccttttatatagtgctttaaaatttacagaatactttacaaatatggtctcatttgatcctcaccataaCTTTGTaaagtatgtgctattattatttccatttaacagttgaggaaactaagaggtcaagtgacttagagtctcacagataataaatatctgaaatgggatttaaattcaggttttctttatTACAGGCCTAGCACTCTTAACCATTGTGCCTTCTGGGtttcaaaagagaagaaatgaaccCCTTGACCAGAAAATTTTTCATAAACTTCTTAAGGGGATAGAGATAGGATCTGGAC
Proteins encoded:
- the ZNRF1 gene encoding E3 ubiquitin-protein ligase ZNRF1, yielding MGGKQSTAGRSRGPFPGVSTDDSAVPPPGGGPHFGHYRTGGGAMGLRSRSVSSVAGMGMDPTTAGGVPFGLYSTAAARGAGDTERAPGGGGSGADSTYAHGNGYQETGGSHHRDGMLYLGSRASLADALPLHIAPRWFSSHSGFKCPICSKSVASDEMEMHFIMCLSKPRLSYNDDVLTKDAGECVICLEELLQGDTIARLPCLCIYHKSCIDSWFEVNRSCPEHPSD